In Lolium perenne isolate Kyuss_39 chromosome 5, Kyuss_2.0, whole genome shotgun sequence, the sequence ACATGCTGAGACGGTCAAATTTGTTGATCCATAGCTAAGCAGAGGTATTTAGCTAGTACTTGCTAAAAATGGACCAGGTATTACTACGAGAAAGGAGAACGAACTGTATCTGCTTGCTGGTTTCTCTGGGGAATCTTGGGACTATTTTTAGAAGACCATTCTAATTTACAGAAAAAGGGAGCTCTACCGGTGACTTGAAATCTTTGTGACCAAAGGGTGGATCTTAAATAAAACACCTCTTCAGCTTTACAAAAAAAAAAGGTGCCAAAAGAAAACTCTccagatgcaagaaggcaaacctGGACAACTTGATCAAAGGAGCATGCTATGCCAAGAAGTTTCTGCACTTGCTGAATACCATAAGGTATGGACCTTCGTGTGTCGATGAGGTTCATTACTGGGATGCATGCATCCATCGCTATTCTCCATGCGTCACCATTTTGCAAAGCTTCACCTTTCTCAACAACAATTTCTAGTGCTGGCTCACCCTTTGATGCCTTCTTTGTGTGTTTCACCCAAGACGTTGCATCAGACCCAACCCACGTAATTTTGGCCTCTTGAATTCGAGGATCACCTGTAGAGGAGAGCAAATGAAAAAATAGTTGAACTAAAAGTCCTTCACACACATATCTGTTATACACCTCCTAAATTATTAATTGAGAAGAATTAATGAGCTGAAAAGAGTACAtctatgaatttcttgagcataaaCTTGCACAAAAATTAGTGGTATCCAAAAAATGAAAAGTATATGTCTAAATCACAGCTAGAGCACTGCAAATGACAACCCCTTTAAAAATACAAAATGCCAACTGCCAAGAGAAACATGATGTTGTTTTGTAGGCCCAGATACAAATTATCCATTTTAATCACTATATATGTAAATGGTGTACCATATTCTCAGTTAAGTCCATCTTTACATAAAAAGATACATATTCATCATTAAAATGTGTCGGTATACATGCTTTGTAGGCACAGATATGAATCATCTGTTTCAATCACAATATATGTAAGATGTTGTACCATAATCTCAGTTAAGTGGCCATCTATAATCTATTACACAAAAAGATGCATATTCATCACTAAAATGTGCTGGTATACATAGTACATAGAAGGACCATCCAAAAGGAATAGGCATTAGAAGATACAAGCGTGAAAATCTACTGTTTTGGTTCTTCCTTGGGTTCAGAGTTCAGTACCCCCTAATGATCTTAACAACCAGGAACTCTGAATACAAAGACAAGGGCCAATCCTTACACAGGTACCATAAGAACAGGCATACAGAACTACCAGTCCACTGAGAACAATAGGCTCATCCAAGAACACAGTGTTGAAAAAATTAAAAGGTGAACTACGTGACTATACTGATGGAATTCTCTAATTTATATGCGAGCCAGTGTTGAAAAAATTAAAAGGTGCACTACATAAGATCTTTTTTCCAATAAGATAGGAGAACGAAATTATATTTTAACAAGAGAATGATTGTAATTTGAAATATCCAGTGAACGAAATTTCCATGGAAGAAGACTAGTTTGTGCAGCTTACAGTaccttttatgattgtatccagaagcacaccacACATAGAATCGGCTAGCACATTCACAGCTTTCTCAACGGATTCAGATAACATAGGAATGTCCTCAGAAAAAGAAAACTGCAAACATGGAACCTTCCCATCAATCGGCTTTTGTGTGAAGGAACAATCACTGCTAGGATCAAGGAGGAAAATTTACACATTAGGTTAACTCTAATAAATATCAGTAATCAGAGATTATATCACATGAAACAGACAACGGTAAATCATATAAGAATAGCAACACTGAACAGTATGCTAATAACAAAGAGTGATGATTCCCGAAACGATAATATACTGATACTACTTGTGTCCAGGCAACCATGTCCCAGCCCCAGGGGTGCAAGGTACCAAATCATTGAAATGTATATCTCCAAACTGATTTGGGATGCAGATAGAGATTGGATATACTGCAGCTGAGAACATAGTACCATAACTCAACCATGTTCTAGTATCATTATTACGGAACAGATAACCTCATGCTAAGCAAAGAACAGGCAGAAAACACTGTTCTCCCTCTGATTGCAAACAAGCCAATGTAGACATTCTATATAACTGGTGACTACTCCATGTATAAGTCGTTCAGTAACTGGCACAGTTTACTCCTTCCAATTACGCCCTTGGTGTCATGTTTAAGGGTTGCAATAAATATTCAAACAACAAGAGAAAATTGATTGTGTAAGAGAATGGGCTAGTCTATGTGGGATTATTCAAGGGCACTAAACTCATTTCATGTGTAACTTAGTTCTTGTACAAAAAGCTAAACCGGCTTCTACTATTTGCAGTTCGAGGGAGTATTAAGTACCATCAATCAATTGAAAAACATTTTCATCATTAGTTCATTACAGTATCACCTACCCTTTCTTTTTGTTATGACCGTACTACTTTAATGGAGTATTTGGGTGGCAAAGACATTGCTACTATTGAGGTTACCAATCTTCTTCTCACTTGCTGTCTCAGTTATTTTGAGTTGGTTATAAATCAATCCCAGCAGGCAGCAGCTCACCCACCGCTGGCAATTTTAATTCAGGGATGCATGTCAGTGGGTTGATTTTTGTTTTACACAATATAGTAACCACTAAAGAAAGGTTAGCAGTAGGACTTCCCTCCTCTCATACACAAGAACGTCCTTCTCCCTAAACATTTTACTTGCTAACATCTaggtattctcatcatcctcgtctCAGTTTATGTTTGCAACACAACATGCATGCATGTTAAGAAGCATGTTAAAGAATctatgtataaaacatgaaagGAAATAGTTACGAACTACATCAAATATTCAGCTCCCATGTTGAAATAAATATTACCATCTTGATCAAGAACACCAAGTATAAAATACCCTGAAGGAACATTATTAAGCCACCAACAACCAGCAACCACTACAAGCTAGGCCTACCTCTTTCCTGACCAATAACTATGTCATGTAAGATGTAACGAAAAAATGATTGCAGAGTAGAGAACAAATAGTTTACCAAGTAGAGAAAGTAATCTTTTTAAACAGGTGTGCGAGATGTCCTTTCTTCATCCCATGTTTCACAGAAACTTCTTGGCATTTATGAAGAATATCCTCGGTGCTAATGTTTGCTGTTTCTAAATGTGCCTGCAAGAAATACATAAAGCCATATGTTGATATATATCATTTACATTTAATGAAATATACTTCCCATGTGACACTgattttggatcggagggagtagaaaaCACCACAAtactttttgaaggtgaatatgaccaacaaATGCTGGAGTAGCTTCTGAAGTACCATCTAAACTTGTTTGTTTCTGATACCTGAAAATGAAAATGCCATATTCATGTCATTCAGCACAAATGACAACAAATACTAAAAACAGTCCTCTAGAGTAATTGTCGGTCTAAAGTTGAGTATGACAACAAATACTAAAATGAAAGTAACTCTAAAATTGACTGGACAGGTATACATACTCAATGCAGATATCAGTGGCACAATCTTCTAGAGTGACTTTCTTTAGACAGCCCTGTACTGCAATAGCAGCCTTTTCTTTGCAGAACTTCTTGGGACAAGAGCAGTCATTAAGAAACAGGATAACTTTTCGATCTTTCGTAtcgtttttatagttaactttggtctgaaGTATTTCCTGTTAGGTTAAGAATATTAAACAGTAGTTAGGACATAACTTGAGTTGCAATGCATATAATATTTGACTCTACAATACTTTACAATGCTATTACCTTCATCAACTCCCATGAAGTATTATTACTTTGAGAAGCATCCAAGAcagccttataagcagggttggagATTGCAGTGGCAGCTAAGACACCCACCGGTTCTCCAGGAGTTATATCACTTGGAAAATCTGTGGCATCATCTTCTCtgtacttaagttgcatgattgaattgctGCAGATGTTTCTCACAGTTCCATCATAGCATACAACTACATCTCGCAGGATGGCCATTAGACTCTTGAACAGAGTTCCTGGTTCTGTCAACCCTCTTGAGGAGCGGatgatagtttctcttgtggatatagcatgcaccaGCTCCTCATAAGGATTGAGACCATGGAAATATGAACTTTGCACAAGACCATAAGCTTCTGGAGGATGCTGGACTTCATTTCCAACAGGTGGGTGTCTATTCACAAAATTTGAGAAACAGTCCTCCACGAGACGGCTCGAGTAGAACTTCCCCTCACGGTAGAGTTGCAGACCAACAAAGCCAAGCTGTTGAACTACTTTTGACACTGATGGGTCACTCTTTGGGTCAATCAGAAGACCAAGATGAGAGGACTTCACGACAAAATCTGAAATTTGTTGTTTGACGTCCTTTAGATTGTTGTCAACACGCATTTCCACATACTGGCCTTTCGAGGACCTTGACTGCTCCAGTACAGCGGACTGTTTCTTTATGCTTTCCTGTGCTTCTTCCAACAGAATCTTGGGCACACTAAAATCTTGCAGACTTACACTAAAACCATCCAGAAGTAAAAATTCCATCAACAAGGGCTGCAGCGCATTTAAGAATTTGAGCGCATCTCCTGGACCCTTTACACAATTAATGGAAGACACTAGATCCGAGAATGAAGCCTGGACAGATTCTTTGGCAAGATCCAGTTTTACGACAGTGCTGTCCTTGACTAGGAATCTGTCCCCTTCACAAGTCAATTCTGCTGGCAACGCACTTTGCAATATTTGTGAGATTGTCCAGTATGGCTTTGACTTGACCACAGcaggggcaggaagagaaagggaCAGAAGCATGGCCAGCTGGTTAGCAGATTCTTTTCTTAACATGGTTCTTGAAGACATGTGTTTCAGAGCTAGCAAACTGTCATTAGATAGCTGCAGGTTTATTTTcccgttgtgtgaattcgtcagttgCTTCTCCACACTGAAAAGCTCCAAGGCTTCAGCTTTTGCAGCAAGTGACTGAGGGTAATAAATATGCACACAATCACCGTCAAAATCTGCTGCAAGAGGAGAGCATATAAGGGGATTGATTTTGACTGTATGATCATCATGGATGTATACTTTAAATGCCTGGAGGGAATGCTTGTGAGTACTAGGTGGCCTGTTCAGGAACACAACATCACCATCAACGATTCTTCTACTGATCGTTTGACCCACTTTAAGTGTGGTATATCCTTTCGATCCTACAGTGATTGCATATGTTGTTTCACCATCTCTATAGGTCAAACAGTCTCCCTTGTCAACAACCTCTTGCAATCTGTTAATGTTGATGTctgtaacctgttcttcaaaagttattctttttgcCACTTCAGAAGGCAGGCCAACTACATCTACTCCAATGTAGGGATCTCCAGTAAGTACACTGCGTGATGAAAATCCTGACCCTTTGCTGATGAACAATGTCCTCATCTTATCTAACCATTGTTTTGTTGATAAATGTGATGAATCAGTGCTAATTGCATATCTCTTTGCGTCTTGAGGACCCTTCAGAACAAAAGAGTCAAGTTACCACGCTAAACTAGACACCAATGAATCTGATCAGAAAATAAATGCAAATGGCGATGATAAATTATTGTAAGCAGAGGTTCAGCACACCAAGAACACCTGTAAATGTGCAGGAGTTCTCTAGTTCTGATGGTAACAAAATACGTGGGCAAGGTCAAAAAACTGAAAGAGTTTCAACCATAAAAATTGAAGAGTGCTCAGAAAACTCTTCTTTATGATTGTCTGGAAGAAGTTTTAAAGTTTTAAAGCTCAAACGAGGATATACACGATCATACATTCATACTGTTAACATTCCTAACTTGTTTTGTAAACAAGCATCATGCCGTCTAATGCAACCAATTGTAATCCTACTTCTTAACTAGGTGATAGTTTAGAAACAAGCTTGGAAGGCCTGACTCAAACTTGGTTCATTTCAGCTAGAGCTTTTTTTATATGGATTTCAGCTAGAGCTTGTTTTGCAGCTATTTTAATTCATGCACCATGTTTTACCATGTAGACATGAATAATTAGGTTACTTACTTCAAAATCATGATACGTACCTTTGTAGTACCCCTGAGCTGTATGTATTGGCCAATAGAAAGTTGTAAATCACTTGATTCAACATCATGTGATTCGAAGTTTGGGGGACCAGCTCTTGATTTTTTAATCTgctctatcttttgaagtatcttctttaacaaagatatagagatgtcctgAAACAAGAAGCAAATAAAATATGGGACATTATTCGTAGGTACAAACCAATCAATAAAATCACGAAGATTCAGTAACCAGACTAACATAGGACATGATGCTCTGCCCATCTGTGAATTCTGGAATATAGAGGCAGTTAGGGGGTACTGGAAGATATTTCATCACATAACCAGACTGAGCGATGTATCCCCGTGCAGCTAGCTTTTTTTTCgtctcatccggaatcttcttcaGTATATTCAGAGCCTGGCAAATAATACACAAACAGATAGCAGGTTGCTATTACAAAACAAAAATAAGTGACTCCGTAAGAAATAATCAAGGGATAACTGTAGGGCCTTGGGTATGGTGATCCTTGCTTTAGACATTACCATGTTTTCAGGGGTAACGAATACATGCCACTCATGAGACTAACATTCCATGATATACCACCCTACAGATTGTAACTGTACATATGCCACTTCTGAGAGATGACAACTTCTTAGTTACCATAAAAGAAATGCATTTCCTTCTTTTTTCATCAACCATTAATTAACATGATCAAATGAAGGTACTTGGCCTTACTAACATTAACTAGTTACAGCCAAGTGATGTTATGTAAGTTCTATAAGTGATAAACCAATGCTACGTGTTTCAAAAGTAAGCGGCACAAAttaatctcttgaggaagagccaACATGGCCCAATAGTTTTATCTGAACCAAACAgggccagggaggaaaggtaattCATGTGAGAAAGATGTAAATGGAAAAACAGAAAATATATCTGGGGCACACATGCTCCAGCTAATCTTATCCAGCAACACTTCTCAAACATCCGATCTGGCACGATCCGCAATCCACTAGTCATTTGCAAATTTTTGAGTCAAAAGTACGGGAAAATCCCTGCATGTTGTACTAGTTGAGATAAGATAAGGCGATACCCTCAAAATACCATGGTGATATGGGGTACCGCTCCAGAGAAACAGAAAAGGGAAGGTGTCAGCAAATATATACTTCACATATATTTGATACCACTTGCCACTTTTGAACACACTGTGATTTTGGTACAGAAATCTCATGTGCACGACTGTACCATGATGTACTGCACCGTAATTTTCTTGAGATTCTTTGGTACGTTTCTAACGGCAAAAAAATCTGCCCGAACTTAAAGTACCTAGGTAAACCCATGCTTAGCTGGATCTTCAGCATCCAAGAAACTACAATGACATCTTGAAAACAGAACAAGATGAGATTATTACCTCTTCCGGAAGCAATATCCTATTGTGGGAGGCTCCACCATAGTGAAATCCATATTGGTCAAGAAAGTTCCAAGAACGTTCCGTCATGTGTTTCTTGGGGGGTGCTTTCAGCTCTAAACGAAATGCACCATCTGCTGTCTTGGTTTCCTTCACAGATAGTGCCGGGAGAGCCTAAATAAAGTTGAGGAACATCAGTTGACACTCATCCCATAACACGTGCCATACTGTCATAGTGATAGTGCTGGCACAAAACTAGCAGCAAAACTAAGGCTGTAAAGTAGGAAGCCATCCACACAAAACAAAATGTTACTGATGATGATCTCTGATGCCATGGTTGTTGGAAGACTTCCAAGTTTCAATAGTATAATCTCAATAGATAACACTACTGGATTATGTGTGGTGTAAGTTTTGGTGACAACATGTCACCTGCCAACATAAAATTGAATCAGGTACACTATTATGGCATTTCCCTAGGGTCTACAGATAAAAACTTCCCAATCGATGAACAACTATGTGCCTTAATTCATATCTTCAATTTGATAAATAAATAAAAAGGCAAACCTACAATCATACTTGAGATTACCAAGTCTTCAACCGGACTTTTGATTAAGTTAAGTACCAGTAAGCTAGTATTACGTGGACTAAATAGAGACCAAGGTCAAATTCAGAAGGTGTAAAGAGGAATAGAGTTGACGAGTACCCGACAGTCAGCGTAGTGACATGCCGTTACTGACACATTTTCCTTTCCATTGCTCTGTTTGCCCTGAGACATGAAATGACTTAAATCAAAACAGGGAAATCTGTGTAGAAAAATAAAAGAGTAAGGCTAAGCTATTTTGGCATAtacaaacctttcctttcttcatACGACGGCACTTCAAACATACCAAGGTCAGTAATTGCCTAAGTTCACTGACATGACATGGATGATATATAGGTACAGGCAGCTCAATGTACCCAAAATGCCCTAAAAGTTTGTATCAATTTTGTTAGTACAATAAGAGAAACAGGGATACTGGCCACTAAAGGACAACATTTGCGGCAAGAAGAAAAACTAATGAGAAATTGTTGTTTTCGAACCTTCACATTTGCCATTTTCAGAGGCACCACATGACTCGCATTTCCCTGACTCAAGTGGTAAGCCAAGGAAAGGATTCCCAAGTTGACTGGGATGAGTAACAGGGCAGTCGTTTATAGAGTAAGTACACTGCAGAAGATAAAAGGTCGCATACAGTGAGAAGAATCAAACTGATATGTTTTTAGTTGAGCATGCATCTCTACATGCCAGAATCACTAGTAAAACCATCAAAAAGGAGAACGTACTATCTCAGCCTCGGTGgataggctaagtttgatgctcttgatGGCACCTTCAGCGACCAGTACTGCAGATTGGTCCTCCTCCATCGCTCTGTAACAGGCAGGAGTAAGCAGTGTCACATATACAGTTAaaagaataaataaataaataaataaataaataagaaaGATGGGCGAACAAAAACAACCACTATCAAATAGCCTGCCATTGATTGGCAAACCCAGAGCAACAAAAAAAAAAGGACCAAACAAGAGTCAAGACTTAAGAAGTTACAGAAAACAGCAGGCATAGACGTATGGATACTTGAAAAAATCCTACCTTTTTTATTCGGAGCTGATTTAAGCAATTTGGAGCTGCAGCTGGAGGTTCGAGATGATGCAGATCCGGTCGCCGGCGTCCTGCTGCGGGTGAGAAACGGCGTGGAGGTGCAGGTTGCGGGGCCGCCTGCTGCTGCTAGGGTTAGGGTGGAAGCTCCCCTAGCTGGAAGAGGCCACCGCGTGGAGGCGCAGGTCGGGGAGAGAGGGAGGTCGACGGCCGTTGGAGGAAGAGGCCGGCGCGCGCGCGTGCGGACGGCCGGCGCCTGTGCGGGATCGAGGGAGGGCCGGCTCAACCCGGACCGACGGGCGGCGAGCTCGCGACCTCCATGCCGGTGATGCGGACCTCGCGCGTCCACTGGAGGTGCGGCGGGAGGCAAGTCGGAGACGGGATATTGGGAGGAGTCGCCGGAGACGAGatccggcgatgaggaagaaagGAGAGGAAAACGAGAAGGGTTTTTGGTGGCTCGGAGTGGGGGTTAGGGAATGTAAAAAGATCATGAATCACTCTCTCTATGTGGTGGTTATATATGATTTTGGTAATGTAGAGAAAAGAAAATGAGGAGAGAGTCTAAAATTTTAGACAGTCTAATGAATATGGCAGGCATGTATTATATACTGTATATAATAGAAATATATTATTTTGAATCTTATTTTTTAGCAAGTCTTTTTACCGAGCCACTTAAATGTGTGTAATGCACAACCATATGAGGAAAGCTTGTAACACACGGTCAACACAAAATTTTTCAATTAAAATTTGTGATCATATAAATGTATACTTCCTCCATTTCACATTTCCCCAAAATTTCTTATATTTGAAATGATGTAATATTATAATTAGTTATAAAAATATTTAAAATTAACAACTAAGCAACATAATGTCTACTATTTATTAATTGATGATAATTTTTTAAGTCCACACATATTTATGTGATTTATAAGGCTTCATTTAATGGTAGGGATATTGCTCAAAGCTTCATTTCCGTCATACTTTAGAATATGTACCAAAAATTGTTTCCTTAGTTGAAAACCTTTCTATAAATACATTATGCAACAATGTAAAAAAATCATGTGCAAAGTATGTACAACTAAACATGGTGTAAATACTAATCATAGGCACCTGAAAATGTAGTGCTCCATCATCATATGGATGcatcaaaaaaaattgaaaagagGGCAAAAGCCTTGCTCTATTTCATTAATTAAGAAGGAGGAGTTTTACAAGTTAACCGGTTACAACCCATGACCCAACAAAAGGAAAGTCTAGTCTCGCGGCATTAAGTTTTCCATACATGTGTCACACGCTAGGATCCAAAGTCTAGCCTCTACTTTGATCTTTTGGAGAATCACCGAGTGGGGAGCATGCTAGTTGTTGAAAACCCGGTCATTTCTTTCGTTCCAAATCTCCCAAGACACAAGAAGAGCAAGGGAAGCCAAATCTTTCGGCTCCGTCATCATACTCCACCAAGAATGAAGAGGTGTAGTAGGCCACTCATGGAGGCCAAGGGGTTGGAAGCCAATCCACTACTTGAGAAGACCCCAAAGGCGAATGGTGAAGCGGCAATTAACAATAAGATGGTCAACGGACTCTAAAGCCTAGTTGCAAAGCGAACAATTCCGGCCATTAGGCCACCCTCTTTTGTCCAACCGATCATTGGTCCAAAGCCTATTTTGGAGCGCAAGCCACATAAAGAACTTGATCTTAGGCGGGGCCCAAAACTTCCACACCGAGGATGTGGTCGGGGCGAGCATAGCCCCAAAGAATTGAGCCCTATATGCGGAGCTAGAGGAGTAAATGCCGCTTTCGATGAGGTTCCAAGTGATCTCATCCTTGTGGTCATCATGAATGGTGACCTCCGCAAGCTTGCTCCAAAGAGAGATGTATTGGCGGATATGCTCAAGGGTAAACTCCACGTCCATTTTGATTTTGGAGATCCACCCATTATCGGACATGGCCTTCTTGACATTCCAATTCTTCCTCGTGGAAATTTTGTAAATGAGGGGGGTCAATAGGCTTGGAGCCATTGAGCCACGACGCCTTCCAAAAGGGAGTCTTCTCCCCATTGCCCAAAGTGATAGTCGTGGAAGCATAGAAGAGGTCCATATCCGTGTCATCGCAAGGGTTTCCAAGGCCCACCCAAATCTTAGACGGCTCCTTCCATTCTTGCCAAGGCCATCTCAAACGAAGTGCTCTAGCAAAAAAACTCGCTATTGAGGACACAGAGGTTGCCTAGGCTTTTGGGTCAACAAACAATATCCCAATTAACTTTTCATCTGCCACCGGAAACCTTATCCGTGCCCGCCCACAAAAAGGCTCTCTCAACCATCCATTTTGGGCAAAAGAGTAATGTTGGCGGGGTTCAACCAATGAAAGTTGGCCACATGGAGATCGCCAAAGAGATTAATGGCACGCATAACATCGTCCCGAATGATGCCCCAACGATGTTTGTAAAAAGCTCACGTGAAGTCGTTCGGTCTAGGGGCCTTGCCACCGGAAGAAGGTTGATAGGGTTCAAGACCTCGCCCCTCCGTGAAGCTATCACCAAGGGAGTCCAAATCCGGGTCATCAAAGTTTAGGCTGGCCCAATTGAAACCCGTCCGACGATGTTGCCCTTTGACCATGACGTCCTTGAAGTGGTAAAAATGATTTTCTATTTATGGTCATGATCGGTAATGCACCCATTGTTAAGCTTTAGACGGTGGATGTGGTTCTTCCTCCTACGCCCATTGATCTTTATATGGAAGAATTTGGTATTAGCGTCGCCCTCTCGCAAGTTGTAGATCCTCGAACATTGCCTCATGCGAGCGCGCTCAATGACCGCGAGGCTCACAACCTTCCTCTTAAGTTGGGCTCTCAAAGATAGAAGCCTATCCTCTTGCCCGATGTCCAATTGCAAAATGATGAGAAGGGCAGCGTGGTGCAACACTTTGTTGGAGGATAAGAGGCCAAGGCTCCAAGAGGACAATGCatcaaattaaaaaccaaatgacCCAACAGAGCATTGTATATGCATGAAATTTTACATTGTGTGTTCAATAAACCAGTTAAGATTGTAATGCATTTACAAGATTCATACAGGTATGAGTTTTTTGGAATAGTGGAAACTTGGTTTGCAAGTTGGAGGGCTCGGTTTAAATTGTTGAGCACTGCTTTAAGTATACTCTTCCAAAAATTAGATATTGGAAGGGGTTCTAAAATAGATACATATTTTTAGATGTTTTGATGTTATTAGGGGGTTCATCCACAGTCATACAATCTCCCGGAACTATGTCATTTTCATCATCTTTCAAGTACCGATTTATGATATTATCATCATTCCATTCCAAGCATCCTAAAATGACTTCTATTTTTCTTTTAGAATCTGTTATAAGATATCAAGTAGTAATTAGAGCTAGTTTTCAAATAGTGACACAACATGAAATAGGTGTCATGATATGGTGTCAAATACATATGTATATGTGCAGGAGTGTCGAACAAAATATCCCGTTAAGCATTTCATGAAATTTAACATGCAGAGACCACATGATGACTTGCATGATTATGGATTTTTACTAATAAAAAATTTGATATATTTCCAATAAAACAATTAATATCTATATATATCCCTCCATTTCAaaataattgactcaaatttgtctagattcgcatgtatctagacgcattttagtgtgtagataccaaATATGAGTCAATTAATTTTGATCGGGGGTAGTTTTAAGAAAATATCAACAAAACACAGTGATCGAAACTTTTTCTAACCTGGTACACCCCGCGGCCGATACTACAAAGGACAATCTTTTTCGCCAAAAAACAAGTCGTTCAAAATCATCAAATGTTTACCTAACATTTTTCTAAAACTCACAGTTGCAACAGGAAATACATTCTATTAATGTTGTCACAAAACAGcaaaaaagaaaatataaaagaattatatgtatttttaccttCTCACAACATGGCTTTCTTGTCCCTCAACCCGATGTGAACACGCATACACCATTTCCTAGGCCATATATTACAGAACATATATTATTAGAAACCAAAATGTGGTGCTGGATGTGCATGGACCATATGACTACACAACTAAGCTCAACAAACCGGCTTATCATCCGCCCATTAAAAAAATTGGCATATCATCTGCCCTCATCGTATgtaaaaggacacggatgtcgcctagagggaggtgaataggcgatttaaaacttttacgagatgggcttaacaaatgcggaataagctagcgtttactttgtcaagcccaaagcctatatactatggttcacctatgtgcaccaacaacttattctaagcaatggttcatctatgtgcaccaacaacttatgttaagcaatacaagcaagtatgtgatagcaagatatatataacttcaagcacgatggctatcacaaggtaaagtcataagtaaagagctcgggtatagagataaccgagacacgcgggagacgatgatttatcctgaagttcacactcttgcgagtgctaatctccggtggagaggtgcggtggcttagtgctcctgaACACCACAAGAGGTTCACCTTGAGATGTGGTTGCtcaatgcacaccaacgccacaaaggcctcaccccaagatgcggtactcacaccacacacaccgaacgccacgaaggcgcctcgccTAAATCtctggtgaccctcgccacaaaggcctaggtcacggttccactaagggatttccttcgaggcggaaaccggaccttacacaaagattggggcacacatccacaacttaattgga encodes:
- the LOC127300363 gene encoding DNA-directed RNA polymerase V subunit 1 isoform X2 is translated as MEEDQSAVLVAEGAIKSIKLSLSTEAEICTYSINDCPVTHPSQLGNPFLGLPLESGKCESCGASENGKCEGHFGYIELPVPIYHPCHVSELRQLLTLVCLKCRRMKKGKGKQSNGKENVSVTACHYADCRALPALSVKETKTADGAFRLELKAPPKKHMTERSWNFLDQYGFHYGGASHNRILLPEEALNILKKIPDETKKKLAARGYIAQSGYVMKYLPVPPNCLYIPEFTDGQSIMSYDISISLLKKILQKIEQIKKSRAGPPNFESHDVESSDLQLSIGQYIQLRGTTKGPQDAKRYAISTDSSHLSTKQWLDKMRTLFISKGSGFSSRSVLTGDPYIGVDVVGLPSEVAKRITFEEQVTDININRLQEVVDKGDCLTYRDGETTYAITVGSKGYTTLKVGQTISRRIVDGDVVFLNRPPSTHKHSLQAFKVYIHDDHTVKINPLICSPLAADFDGDCVHIYYPQSLAAKAEALELFSVEKQLTNSHNGKINLQLSNDSLLALKHMSSRTMLRKESANQLAMLLSLSLPAPAVVKSKPYWTISQILQSALPAELTCEGDRFLVKDSTVVKLDLAKESVQASFSDLVSSINCVKGPGDALKFLNALQPLLMEFLLLDGFSVSLQDFSVPKILLEEAQESIKKQSAVLEQSRSSKGQYVEMRVDNNLKDVKQQISDFVVKSSHLGLLIDPKSDPSVSKVVQQLGFVGLQLYREGKFYSSRLVEDCFSNFVNRHPPVGNEVQHPPEAYGLVQSSYFHGLNPYEELVHAISTRETIIRSSRGLTEPGTLFKSLMAILRDVVVCYDGTVRNICSNSIMQLKYREDDATDFPSDITPGEPVGVLAATAISNPAYKAVLDASQSNNTSWELMKEILQTKVNYKNDTKDRKVILFLNDCSCPKKFCKEKAAIAVQGCLKKVTLEDCATDICIEYQKQTSLDGTSEATPAFVGHIHLQKAHLETANISTEDILHKCQEVSVKHGMKKGHLAHLFKKITFSTCDCSFTQKPIDGKVPCLQFSFSEDIPMLSESVEKAVNVLADSMCGVLLDTIIKGDPRIQEAKITWVGSDATSWVKHTKKASKGEPALEIVVEKGEALQNGDAWRIAMDACIPVMNLIDTRRSIPYGIQQVQKLLGIACSFDQVVQRLSTTMKTVAKGILKDHLVLVANSMTCTGNLNGFNNAGYKATFRSLKVQVPFTESTLFTPMKCFEKAAEKCHSDSLGCVVSSCSWGKHAALGTGSSFEILWNENQLKSNKEYGDGLYDFLALVRTDQEKARYTFLDDVDYLVEDNAIDDMCCLSPVLDDMPTFEDCLEEQVTEKGGPWDNGTTANARDNSWNVHATVENDSADWGGWGTEKIKDKKTVPEEPADTWADQSAKKDTDGGGGNWGKQPADQGNSSWNVPVTVENESADWGGWGTEKAKDKKTMPEEPAGLDTWPDQSAKKGTDGGGRNWGKQPADQGNSSWNVPATAENDSADWGGWGSEKGKGKSVHEEPAEINTWADQSSKKDTDGGGGNWGKQPNMPASPSVSAWGKNNSDGGDGTWEKQASSCKKDVDQASWGNEPGPLSRNTWDDKVSKPHTDAQNDSWGSVAAKTRTCTAEDVPWGSTQTSSAEHMDAQNDSWGNVAAKAASPSDNAWNAAPVSQGNENSEAKEPDAWDGWGSAQANDSSTDDLNKSSASNNSKGWKSDGWAAKESRRDQRDNLGRPPMRPVERPPRPRFELPADAKTILHEIEPIVLSVRKIFRESCDGVNLSLEDEKFIKEKILEHHPEKEKKLSSETDHIMVNKHHTFQESRCFYVVSSDGTQTDFSYIKCLDNYVRKSYAEEPAELVSQMYFQRRNRDRAPAEASQPTPAENSQATPQEVQLETPAPLAETSQATPHEAQLEAPAPLAETASQEALASPSATQQETPVATPQETLAATETINKWAEKPDSDSAWGAGASDDKWA